The following proteins are encoded in a genomic region of Takifugu rubripes chromosome 9, fTakRub1.2, whole genome shotgun sequence:
- the tshz3a gene encoding teashirt homolog 3: MPRRKQEAPKRAAAYSPEELTEHTVEAEDAEAEDGAPAPQDDLHVNDEVAEKSTAPVKEQACDQESAGAAELSGQEVDSESHVSETSDRLSDFESTGRKTEGGMAACSQNGDAKTPPLGIDTLEQMKAIYSSFLTSPLWSPLNFSTPPQVQSSASTEKPTRSNSTSSSSSCSSGSYDWHQSAVAKTLQQQPPQSRHPVQTEHSLFSTVQLHRQNPKLFGSIFSGASKFRCKGCSAAYDTLVELTVHMNDTGHYRDDNQERAGSGGKRWSKPRKRSLLEMEGKEDAQKVLKCMYCGHSFESLQDLSVHMIKTKHYQKVPLKEPMAPVAAKIMSSKKRGLVGLDLTASPRSREGTPKNKPQADLSEVSPKTSSSPYTISNNRYGHQNGTSYAWQFESNKLQILKCMECGSSYNTLQELRTHMMVTGHFLRVTSSVGKKTQTLSEATSLNPARVTTPTEPRVQSVPLAPSTFSPPSLQTTPTSPATTPPLKEIKKEEIEEECTLPESVGTEKQVAVSVGKEEEEDTEKEEKCDISKYNYLTEEDLKESPKGGFDILKSLENTVTAAINKAQSGNPSWGGYPSIHAAYQFPGAIKLQQGNVEKTSPLKLLFNGGEGNFSSLAKNQPLISPPLSQSSPFPCNNFQAMEDLVKKVTEKVAKVEQRVKQLSPKMENRLSSCSSEAGESPKGREADSPLEWRASTPASSDRGSHRDRASPDTESKRETAVSSPLSSTLKCSTAIITGHTPPEQPFVNPLSALQSVMNIHLGKAAKPALPNQDPLSLLSRLNQSMAERAAVAGPPLQTKKSESVADNSVCQPSDDQPIDLTKGKTKRGGSNGSAPLTPSSTASSISPTSLITPTKLTVVSPYTSSSPLHENALSDISDMLRNLTQSHHVPKPPSRSRDKDEIVGSTQDEEETSLNGHKRKGRHSNWNPQHLLLLQAQFASSLRQTSDGKYIINDLSPQERMHVSRFTGLSMTTISHWLANVKYQLRRTGRTKFLKNLDSGQPMFFCSDCASQVRTPAAYVCHLEAHLGFRIKDLAKLSPKQTIRDSHTLSEKLVPLESFISPQSPDDCSSNGAVYRCQLCVRKFATKHAIKLHLSKSHGKSPEDHLLYVCEVAKH; the protein is encoded by the coding sequence CCTATTCTCCCGAGGAGCTGACGGAGCACACTGTGGAGGCTGAGGATGCAGAGGCGGAGGACGGAGCCCCAGCCCCTCAGGATGACCTTCACGTGAATGATGAAGTTGCAGAGAAAAGCACTGCACCTGTAAAGGAGCAGGCGTGCGATCAAGaatcagctggagctgctgagctcTCAGGACAAGAGGTGGACAGTGAGTCCCATGTGAGCGAGACCAGCGACCGCCTCTCTGACTTTGAGAGCACGGGCAGAAAAACTGAAGGTGGCATGGCCGCGTGCTCCCAGAATGGTGACGCTAAAACACCTCCTCTTGGCATCGACACCTTAGAGCAAATGAAGGCCATCTACTCCAGCTTTTTGACCAGCCCCTTGTGGTCACCGTTGAACTTTTCCACACCGCCACAGGTGCAGTCTTCAGCCTCGACGGAGAAGCCAACGCGCAGCAATAGCactagtagcagtagtagctgcagCAGCGGTAGCTACGACTGGCACCAGTCGGCAGTTGCAAAGActcttcagcagcagcctccccaGAGCCGGCACCCTGTCCAGACTGAGCACAGCCTCTTCAGTACAGTGCAGCTCCACAGGCAAAACCCAAAGCTCTTTGGATCCATCTTCAGTGGGGCCAGTAAGTTTCGCTGTAAAGGATGTAGTGCTGCATACGACACCCTAGTGGAACTGACGGTTCACATGAACGATACGGGCCACTATCGTGATGACAACCAAGAAAGGGCGGGCAGCGGCGGAAAGCGTTGGTCTAAACCACGTAAGCGTTCCCTGTTAGAgatggaggggaaggaggatGCCCAGAAAGTTTTGAAGTGCATGTATTGTGGTCACTCCTTTGAATCCCTCCAGGACCTCAGTGTCCATATGATTAAGACCAAACATTACCAGAAAGTGCCTCTGAAGGAGCCCATGGCCCCCGTGGCAGCCAAAATCATGTCTTCAAAGAAAAGGGGACTTGTAGGACTGGACCTCACTGCCTCACCACGTTCTCGAGAGGGAACCCCCAAAAATAAGCCACAGGCAGACCTGAGTGAAGTGTCACCAAAAACGTCCTCTAGCCCCTACACAATTTCAAACAACCGCTATGGACACCAAAACGGCACTAGCTATGCCTGGCAGTTTGAATCCAACAAACTCCAGATCCTTAAATGTATGGAGTGTGGCAGTTCCTATAATACTCTGCAAGAGCTGAGAACCCACATGATGGTGACCGGGCACTTCCTAAGAGTGACCAGCTCTGTAGGAAAGAAAACCCAAACCCTTTCTGAGGCCACCTCCCTTAATCCCGCCAGGGTGACTACACCTACCGAACCAAGAGTGCAGTCTGTCCCACTCGCCCCTTCCACCTTCTCCCCTCCATCTCTTCAAACCACCCCAACTTCCCCTGCTACTACTCCTCCtcttaaagaaatcaaaaaaGAGGAGATTGAGGAAGAGTGCACTCTGCCAGAGTCAGTTGGAACTGAAAAACAAGTGGCGGTGTCAgttgggaaggaggaggaggaagatacagaaaaggaggaaaaatgtgATATCTCAAAGTATAACTATCTTACTGAGGAAGACCTGAAGGAGAGTCCTAAAGGAGGCTTTGACATTCTCAAATCACTGGAAAACACTGTGACAGCAGCCATCAACAAGGCTCAAAGTGGGAATCCGAGCTGGGGGGGCTACCCGAGCATCCACGCAGCATACCAATTCCCTGGTGCCATCAAACTACAACAGGGCAACGTGGAAAAGACCTCCCCTCTTAAATTACTATTTAATGGGGGAGAAGGAAATTTCTCCTCTCTTGCAAAGAACCAGCCCCTTATTTCTCCACCTCTCAGCCAGTCCTCCCCTTTCCCCTGCAACAACTTCCAGGCTATGGAGGATTTGGTGAAAAAGGTGACTGAGAAGGTAGCAAAGGTAGAGCAAAGGGTTAAACAGTTGTCTCCAAAGATGGAAAACCGCCTCTCTTCCTGTAGTAGTGAAGCTGGAGAGTCACCCAAGGGAAGAGAAGCTGATTCTCCTCTGGAGTGGAGAGCAAGTACACCGGCCAGTAGTGACAGGGGGAGCCATAGAGACAGAGCGTCCCCGGATACAGAATCCAAGAGAGAGACGGCAGTCAGTTCCCCTCTCAGCTCTACACTGAAATGCAGTACTGCCATCATAACCGGCCATACCCCTCCAGAGCAGCCCTTTGTCAACCCTTTAAGTGCTCTTCAGTCAGTAATGAACATTCATCTGGGGAAAGCAGCCAAGCCTGCCTTACCAAACCAAGATCCCTTGAGTCTGCTCTCTAGGCTTAACCAAAGCATGGCGGAGAGAGCTGCTGTGGCTGGCCCTCCCTTACAAACCAAAAAATCTGAAAGCGTAGCTGATAATAGTGTTTGCCAGCCCAGCGATGACCAGCCTATTGATCTTACAAAAGGGAAAACTAAGAGAGGAGGCTCCAATGGCTCAGCCCCGCTAACTCCGTCGTCCACCGCCTCATCCATCTCTCCGACCTCCCTTATTACGCCAACAAAACTAACAGTGGTCTCTCCCTACACATCCAGCAGCCCTCTCCATGAAAACGCATTGTCAGATATTTCAGATATGCTGAGgaacctcacccagtcgcaccaCGTCCCCAAGCCTCCCTCGCGGTCACGGGACAAAGACGAGATCGTCGGCTCTACtcaagatgaagaggagacgtCGCTGAACGGCCACAAGCGTAAAGGCCGTCACTCTAACTGGAAcccccagcacctcctcctcctgcaggccCAATTTGCATCCAGTCTGAGGCAGACGTCTGACGGGAAGTACATCATCAACGACCTCAGCCCCCAGGAGAGGATGCACGTGTCTCGGTTCACTGGGTTATCAATGACAACCATCAGCCACTGGTTGGCTAATGTCAAGTATCAGCTTAGAAGAACCGGAAGAACAAAGTTCCTTAAAAACCTGGACTCTGGTCAGCCCATGTTCTTCTGTAGCGACTGTGCTTCTCAAGTCCGAACCCCAGCAGCGTATGTATGTCACCTGGAAGCCCACCTGGGTTTCAGAATCAAGGACTTGGCTAAACTGTCACCCAAACAGACTATCAGGGACTCCCACACTCTCTCTGAGAAACTGGTTCCCCTGGAGTCCTTTATTTCCCCGCAATCACCAGATGACTGCAGTAGTAATGGGGCAGTGTACCGCTGCCAGCTCTGTGTCCGTAAATTTGCCACTAAGCACGCAATCAAGCTTCACCTCAGCAAGAGCCATGGGAAGTCTCCCGAGGACCATCTGCTATACGTATGCGAAGTAGCGAAACACTAA